From the genome of Methanoregula boonei 6A8:
GTAGATGAACATGCTCATCACCTCCCGTTTCTGGGTGCCGATGCTGCGCATGATCCCGATCTCCTTGATCCGCTCAGATACCGACATCATCATGATGTTGAAGATGGAGACGCCGGCTACTACCATGGAGATGCCGCCGATTGCGGTGACAAAGAGCGTTACTGTACTAAATGTCGAATAGATCGTTGCAAGCGTTGCCTGGCTGTCGGTGACCGTTACGGTCTTCTCCCGGGTATTCCGGTTGAGCTGCTTTTCAATGGTTGTTGTGACCCCGGCGGTAGTGCCGCTTGTTACCTTTACGACAACCTCATTGTACTCATATTGATCATTGTACGTGTTCTCAAACCAGTCCTGGGTAACAACGATCGCACTGTCCGTGCTGATATCAAAACTCATCCCCCGCTCCGGGATGATGCCGGTCACCCGGAGTGTCCCGTACTCGCCATCCTGCCCGATCGTGATCCGGGATCCGACCTGGACATTATGGTCCGATGCGAACGTCGCCCCGACAAGGCAGCCGGAATTCCCGTTACTGTAGTCCCCGGATTGAAGAGTGGGAAGCAGGTCTTTTACCTTGTCGGTCGGGAGGCCGTAGATAGTTGCCACGATGTCGGTGCTGCCCACGCCGACCGACATGTGTTCGGATGTGGAGTGGACCGGGATCGCAACGTTCGGGGCAACGGCCCGTTCGATCTGCTGGTAATTCTGGTCGGAAAGG
Proteins encoded in this window:
- a CDS encoding ABC transporter permease, with protein sequence MSGIFWEISKRNIRIHMLRSSLAMLGIIIGVVAIGAMGILGNSMTQDISSSLSSVGDSVIVTPYSGSGGMGPGGGGSGGSSQNMYLSDQNYQQIERAVAPNVAIPVHSTSEHMSVGVGSTDIVATIYGLPTDKVKDLLPTLQSGDYSNGNSGCLVGATFASDHNVQVGSRITIGQDGEYGTLRVTGIIPERGMSFDISTDSAIVVTQDWFENTYNDQYEYNEVVVKVTSGTTAGVTTTIEKQLNRNTREKTVTVTDSQATLATIYSTFSTVTLFVTAIGGISMVVAGVSIFNIMMMSVSERIKEIGIMRSIGTQKREVMSMFIYEAGIIGVVGSLVGGVLCLLAGYAVSALMLGTTKYLFTVSSMSSVVEGVVFGIIICIACAVYPAWQAANLNPIDALRHE